The Terriglobales bacterium DNA window CGAGCGCTATGGCCGTGCCGGCGCCGAACAAGGCTGGCATTTCTTGACTGGATCCAAAGAATCCATCGATGCCCTCACTCGCGCCACTGGATTCAACTACGCCTGGGACGAAGAATCCAAACAATTCGCTCACGCTGCCGCCATCATGGTCGTAACGCCGGGAGGCAAAATCTCAAAATACTTTTATGGCGTCGAATATGCGCCCAAAGATCTGCGCTTCGGCCTGATTCAGGCCTCTGAGAATCGCATCGGCACGGTTGTGGATCAGGTGCTGCTCTACTGCTATCACTACGATCCCCGCACGGGAAAATACGGCGCCATCATCTCGCGCGTGATGCAGGTGGCAGGGCTGCTCACCATCCTTATTCTCGGAGGATTACTCATTGTTATGTTCCGACTGGAGCCGCAGTCCAGCCGCACTCCGCTGGGCCGCAAAGGAGGCAGCGCCTAACCATGTTCCAGAACATTCCGCTGTGGCCGGAACGCGCTTCCTCCATGGCCGGACGTGTCGATGCCTTCTTCATCTTCATGCTGGTGGTGACGGGCTGCGCCGCTATCGGGGTCTTCGTCCTGATCTTCGTCTTTGCCATTCAGTATCGGCAGAGGCCCGGTGGCAAGGCGACGCAGATTGAAGGTTCACACGCGCTCGAAGCTACCTGGTCGATCCTCCCTCTGGGCGCTTTCATGCTGATGTTCCTCTGGGGAGCCACGATCTACGTCGCTGAATCCAAGCCTCCAGCCAACGCCATGGAGATCTACACCGTGGCCAAACAATGGATGTGGAAGTTCGAGCACCCGGAAGGCGTGCGTGAAATCGATCAGTTGCACGTCCCCGTGGGCCGCGACATCCGCCTCACCATGGTTTCCCAGGACGTGATCCACAGCTTCTACGTTCCGGCCTTTCGCGTTAAGCAGGACGTCCTGCCCGGGCGTTACACCACCGCCTGGTTCCGTGCCATCAAGCCCGGAACCTATCACCTATTCTGTGCTGAGTATTGCGGAACCTCGCACTCCGCGATGATTGGCGACATCGTGGTCATGGATCCGGCCGAGTTCGAGCAGTGGCTGGGAGGCGGACCGGCGCAAGGCACCATGGCCCAGAGAGGGCAGCAACTGTTTGCCTCGCTGGGATGCGCTACCTGCCACCGGTTGGACACTCAGGGTCGCGGTCCCAACCTGCAGGGCGTCTACGGCAAGGCCGTGCTGCTTGACGACGGTCGCACCGTCCTCGCCGACGACAACTATGTTCGCGAGTCCATCCTCTCTCCCGGCGCCAAAGTTGTCGCCGGCTTTAAGCCCATCATGCCGACCTTCCAGGGAATTGTTAGTGAGGAGCAACTTCTTTCGTTAGTTGCATACGTCAAGTCACTAGGTAAGGCCGGGCCCGGGATGCCGGCAACTACTCAACCCACTGCCCAGCTGCCCGGACCAGGCCCGAATCCCGGCGCGAAGCTGCCTCCGGATGTGAATCCCCGTCCTGGAACAAAGAAGGTGCAATAAGTTATGGCCGCCAATGAAGCTCCGGAACGCGAAAATTACTTGACCACCAGCTATGGCGTCCGGTCCTGGCTGTTGACCACGGACCACAAACGCATTGCCATCCTCTACCTCATCTCGATCACCCTCATGTTCTTCATCGGTGGTTTCTTTGCCACCCTGATTCGCCTCGAGTTGCTGACCCCTCCCGGTGATCTGATGACCTCGGACACCTACAACAAGATGTTCAGCATGCACGGGATCGTGATGATCTTCTTCTTCCTGATTCCATCGATTCCCGCTGTGCTGGGGAACTTCTTTATCCCCATGATGCTGGGCGCCAAGGACCTTGCATTTCCCCGGATTAATCTCCTGAGCTGGTACATCTACACCATTTCTGCCTTCATGATCCTCTACGTCATCCTCACGGGTGGCGTCGATACCGGCTGGACCTTCTACACTCCCTTCAGCACTACTTTTTCGAATACCCATGTTCTCCTCGCTGGCCTGGCCGTATTCGTCAATGGCTTTTCCTCCATCCTGACGGGACTCAATTTCATCGTGACTACGCACCGCATGCGCGCACCCGGGCTGACCTGGGGACGCATGCAACTTTTCGTCTGGAGCTTGTATGCAACCTCGGTGATCCAGGTGCTTGGCACCCCGGTGCTGGCGATCACACTGGTGCTGGTGGCGCTGGAACGCGGTTTTCATATTGGCATTTTCAATCCCGCGGTCGGCGGTGATCCGGTGCTGTTCCAGCACCTGTTCTGGTTTTACTCGCACCCCGCCGTTTACATCATGATCCTGCCCAGCATGGGGGTAATTTCGGAAGTAGTGACCTGCTTCTCGCGCAAGCGTGTTTTTGGCTACACCTTTGTTGCACTCTCCTCGATCTCCATTGCGGTCTTTGGCTTCCTGGTGTGGGCGCATCACATGTTCGTGGCCGGCATGTCCCTGTACGCGGCGCTGGTCTTCTCATTACTGAGTTACTTCGTCGCTGTCCCCTCCGCGGTCAAGGTCTTCAACTGGACCGCCACCATGTACAAAGGCCAGGTCTCTTACCACACGCCTATGCTCTACGCCTTCGGCTTCATTGGACTGTTCACCATGGGCGGCCTGACCGGACTTTTTCTCGCTGCGCTCGGTATAGACGTCCATGTAACCGACACTTACTTCGTTGTGGCGCACTTCCACTTCATCATGGTAGGTGGCGCCGTGATGGGCTATTTGGCGGGCATCCATTATTGGTGGCCAAAGATGACGGGACGGATGTATCCGGAAATCTGGGGGAAGATTGCGGCTGCGATCGTCTTCTTCGGATTTGTGCTCACGTTCCTGCCGCAATTCGTGCTGGGTTACGTCGGAATGCCTCGCCGCTATCACGCTTACGCGCCGGAATTTCAGGTACTGAACGTGCTCTCTACTGCCGGCGCATCCATTCTCGCGCTTGGCTACCTGATGCCGCTGATTTATCTCTTCTGGTCGCTTCGCTATGGCGAAGAGGCAGGTCCCAATCCCTGGGCTTCCGCCGGGCTGGAGTGGAAGACGGAATCTCCGCCTCCGACTTTCAATTTCGAGCAGACCCCGGTTGTGACCTGGGAAGCCTATAACTACGAGGAGTTGCCGCAGGAGGTGCCGGTTGGCCGATAGTCCCGCCGTGGCTCCCGAGCATGTCATCGCTGAGGAAGCGCTCCGCCACCATTTCGCCAACATGGAGCAGCAGCGGGAATCCTCCACCCTGGGCATGTGGGTTTTCCTGGTGACTGAAATCATGTTTTTTGGCGGCCTGTTTGCCGCTTACATGATCTACCGCCATCTCTATCCCGGCGCGTGGGCTACGGGGAGCGAGCACATGAGCTTTTGGCTGGGGACCATCAATACCACCATCCTGTTGATCAGCAGCCTGCTGGTGGCTCTCTCGGTCCATGCGATTCAACTCGGCGAATCCAAGATAACCGCGCTGCTGCTGTTATTTACCGTTCTTCTGGGCACAGCTTTCTTGGGGATCAAGGCGGTGGAATATCACGCGCATTACGTGGAAGGCGCAGTTCCCGGCCACTGGTGGCATCTTCACGATGTCGCCGATCCCGAGCACGTGCAGATGTTCTTCATTCTCTACTTCATCATGACGGGCTTGCACGCCCTGCACGTCACCATCGGGCTGGGTTTGTTAGCTTTTGTCGCGTATAAGGCATACAAAGGAGGCTATACGCCGGAGTATCACAATCCGGTCGAGGTCTCCGGCCTGTACTGGCACTTTGTTGATTTGGTCTGGATTTTCCTCTATCCCATGCTGTACCTGGTCGCCCGTACCCACACGGGGTAGCAAGGAGCTGCGCACATCATGTCTGAACATATAGTGCCGAAGAAAACCTACTTCGTGGTCGGTGCGTCGCTCATCGTTTTGATGATTATCACCGCTATCCTTTCGCGCGTGCCCATGCCGGGAGAACTCAATACCCTGATCGCTCTCACAATCGCCGGAATCAAAGCTCTGCTCGTGCTCCTCTTTTTCATGCACCTCAAGTATGAGACGCCGCGCCTCAATGCCTTCGTGCTGTTCGCCGGGCTGTTCTGGCTGCTCCTGCTGTTGGGACTCAGCATGACCGACTATCCCTTCCGCGCCGTCTTCGGCGCCCCCGGCCACTGAGTATCTGTGCGCGGACACGTGAGAAACCACATTGTTTGGCACTCATCCCCACTGTCATTCTTGGCGAGGACCGATCATAAAGACAGAGTCCGAGTCGAAGGATCTTGCGGTTTTGCAACTCGCAAATGGATCATTACGTCCTCCGATTCCTTGGTATTCCCTGATTTGATTTATCCTGCTCTCTGAGGTGCTTTATGGCCTTCTGTACCTCCTGTGGCGCTCCCATGGACGCAACTGCAACCGCCTGTGCCAGGTGCGGTGCCCGCGCGACTCCTGTGGCCGCTCCGCCCAGTCCCGCCGCGGTCCAACGCCCGCCGGCTCGCGGGGGCGCTCTGAAGCTGGTGCTTATCATTCTGGCAGTCGCTCTCGGGTTCGGAGTGATCGGCATCGGAGCCGCAACCTACATCGCCGTCAAATTCGCACGCCACAGCCGCATCGAAGAGAGAGAAGGCCGCACTAACATTCAGACGCCCCTCGGCAGCGTCCAGACCTCCAAGGACCCGGCAGAGATCGCCTCGCGTCTGGGAGTGCCTATCTATCCCGGGGCCAAGGTCGCGGATGAGGGAGCCATGGTGAATATGGCCGGAGCGCACGTAGCCAGCGGTGTCTTCACCAGCGATGACGACCCGCAAAAAGTTTTCGACTTCTACCGCGAGCGCTATCCTCAGGCGAATGTGAAACGAGAGAATGCAGGAACCGGAGAAATTGTCCTCACTTCCGGACACAAGGTTTTAACGATCAAAGTCCAAGCCCAGGGCAGCGGTTCGCGCATTGAAATCGCCAACGTGGGCGGAATTCCTACGGACGCCCAGCATTCCGACGAAAAACGGGAACCCTACTAGCAAGACGGCTCCGTCGAATCCGCTTCATCCCGCGCGAGAACAGGACACAATGTCCCCTTCCGAGGGCGACGCAAAGGCACTTGCCTTTCTCCAATCAAGACCGTATAGACAGGCATTCCCACTTTCATCCAAAGCGACACAAACCCAAAAGAACCTTATTTAATGCACCAGCCTTGGAAAGGATATGCACCCATGAATCCCGTTCTGAATGTCTTCGCGCAGCACCCCTCTAAAACCGATAGCCGCCGGTGGGCTGCTCTCATCGTGATCTGCGCCTGCGCCGCATCTTTGTCTTTGCACGCACAAACCACCGCATCCTCTCAGGCTTCCTCGTCCGGCGAGACCCCGCAAGCCATGCAGGAACGCATCGAGAGACTCGAAGCCGAGGTTGCAGAGCTGAAGGCCATCGTCAGACAGCTGCAATCGACCTCCTCTTCCTCCTCTCCCTCGCCGCCGGCCGTTCCCTCCCAGGCTGCGCTGGAAACTAGCTCAGCCACACAGCCACAAAATGTCTCACAAACCGGCGCTAACAAGGCGCTGGACTTCTTTCGTGGGACCACTATCAATCTCGGCCTCGATACCTACTACGCCTACAACTTCAACCAACCCGTTGGGCGCGTAAACCTGCTGCGCGCTTATGACGTCCTGAGCAATGAGTTCAGTCTGAATCAGGCCAGCGTAATTTTCGATCACCCTCCCGATCTTGCCGCAGGCCGGCGTTGGGGTGGGCGCCTGGACTTGCAATTTGGTCAGGCCACCGACACGCTCCAGGGAAATCCTGCCAACGAACCCAGGCCGGAGATCTACCGCAA harbors:
- a CDS encoding cbb3-type cytochrome c oxidase subunit I; this translates as MAANEAPERENYLTTSYGVRSWLLTTDHKRIAILYLISITLMFFIGGFFATLIRLELLTPPGDLMTSDTYNKMFSMHGIVMIFFFLIPSIPAVLGNFFIPMMLGAKDLAFPRINLLSWYIYTISAFMILYVILTGGVDTGWTFYTPFSTTFSNTHVLLAGLAVFVNGFSSILTGLNFIVTTHRMRAPGLTWGRMQLFVWSLYATSVIQVLGTPVLAITLVLVALERGFHIGIFNPAVGGDPVLFQHLFWFYSHPAVYIMILPSMGVISEVVTCFSRKRVFGYTFVALSSISIAVFGFLVWAHHMFVAGMSLYAALVFSLLSYFVAVPSAVKVFNWTATMYKGQVSYHTPMLYAFGFIGLFTMGGLTGLFLAALGIDVHVTDTYFVVAHFHFIMVGGAVMGYLAGIHYWWPKMTGRMYPEIWGKIAAAIVFFGFVLTFLPQFVLGYVGMPRRYHAYAPEFQVLNVLSTAGASILALGYLMPLIYLFWSLRYGEEAGPNPWASAGLEWKTESPPPTFNFEQTPVVTWEAYNYEELPQEVPVGR
- the coxB gene encoding cytochrome c oxidase subunit II, whose protein sequence is MFQNIPLWPERASSMAGRVDAFFIFMLVVTGCAAIGVFVLIFVFAIQYRQRPGGKATQIEGSHALEATWSILPLGAFMLMFLWGATIYVAESKPPANAMEIYTVAKQWMWKFEHPEGVREIDQLHVPVGRDIRLTMVSQDVIHSFYVPAFRVKQDVLPGRYTTAWFRAIKPGTYHLFCAEYCGTSHSAMIGDIVVMDPAEFEQWLGGGPAQGTMAQRGQQLFASLGCATCHRLDTQGRGPNLQGVYGKAVLLDDGRTVLADDNYVRESILSPGAKVVAGFKPIMPTFQGIVSEEQLLSLVAYVKSLGKAGPGMPATTQPTAQLPGPGPNPGAKLPPDVNPRPGTKKVQ
- a CDS encoding cytochrome C oxidase subunit IV family protein, yielding MSEHIVPKKTYFVVGASLIVLMIITAILSRVPMPGELNTLIALTIAGIKALLVLLFFMHLKYETPRLNAFVLFAGLFWLLLLLGLSMTDYPFRAVFGAPGH
- a CDS encoding cytochrome c oxidase subunit 3 family protein; translated protein: MADSPAVAPEHVIAEEALRHHFANMEQQRESSTLGMWVFLVTEIMFFGGLFAAYMIYRHLYPGAWATGSEHMSFWLGTINTTILLISSLLVALSVHAIQLGESKITALLLLFTVLLGTAFLGIKAVEYHAHYVEGAVPGHWWHLHDVADPEHVQMFFILYFIMTGLHALHVTIGLGLLAFVAYKAYKGGYTPEYHNPVEVSGLYWHFVDLVWIFLYPMLYLVARTHTG
- a CDS encoding zinc ribbon domain-containing protein translates to MAFCTSCGAPMDATATACARCGARATPVAAPPSPAAVQRPPARGGALKLVLIILAVALGFGVIGIGAATYIAVKFARHSRIEEREGRTNIQTPLGSVQTSKDPAEIASRLGVPIYPGAKVADEGAMVNMAGAHVASGVFTSDDDPQKVFDFYRERYPQANVKRENAGTGEIVLTSGHKVLTIKVQAQGSGSRIEIANVGGIPTDAQHSDEKREPY
- a CDS encoding SCO family protein, with product MKLFGRHKTSRGPVARIALAATIAVVLSFSCIVLAQGMSGGPRGTASPPPTILKQVGIEQHLDAQLPLDLVFHDETGHDVPLSQFFGSRPVVLSLVYYNCPMLCGEVLNGMASVFSVLKFDVGKEFDVVTVSFDPRETPDLARSKKRVFVERYGRAGAEQGWHFLTGSKESIDALTRATGFNYAWDEESKQFAHAAAIMVVTPGGKISKYFYGVEYAPKDLRFGLIQASENRIGTVVDQVLLYCYHYDPRTGKYGAIISRVMQVAGLLTILILGGLLIVMFRLEPQSSRTPLGRKGGSA